From Cydia splendana chromosome 4, ilCydSple1.2, whole genome shotgun sequence, one genomic window encodes:
- the LOC134790201 gene encoding pupal cuticle protein 36-like — translation MKFICSCLCLAVALGSAAAAPANGFVFPDERRREKKLEPVITPPVLPYIEHLERDPSTLLPNETKGRNVPSGSVKPRFGFGGGFNVAPTGHGGLTASISSSANGLGSSHSASQSFSFGGFNEGFSASHSASQASSFNGFGSGFGGSQASSQAASFGGSGGSQSGAASSASAFGGHGGSGSQSASQAFGINGLNSLGGFQPHEATFGEGLLDVRHRGIPEFPFPEFIGRNGRGKGISAASFRKSRPLSTDSDDFLAVLVSNS, via the exons ATGAAGTTCATCTGTTCGTGTTTGTGTCTGGCGGTCGCGCTGGGCAGCGCCGCGGCTGCACCCGCCAACGGCTTCGTATTCCCGGACGAGCGGCGGCGGGAGAAAAAACTGGAGCCAGTCATCACACCTCCTGTTCTACCTTATATAGAACATTTGGAGCGTGACCCTAGCACGCTGCTTCCCAACGAGACGAAGGGAAGAAACGTGCCGTCTGGTTCAGTCAAGCCTCGTTTTGGATTCGGTGGCGGGTTTAACGTCGCACCCACCGGGCATGGTGGTCTGACGGCTAGCATAAGCAGCAGCGCCAACGGCCTCGGTTCCAGCCACTCGGCGTCCCAGTCATTTTCGTTCGGAGGGTTTAACGAAGGATTTAGTGCATCGCATTCAGCTAGCCAAGCCTCCTCATTTAATGGATTTGGCAG CGGCTTCGGCGGCAGTCAGGCGAGCAGCCAAGCGGCCTCGTTCGGCGGTTCCGGCGGTTCCCAGTCCGGCGCGGCGTCGTCTGCTTCGGCGTTCGGCGGTCACGGCGGCTCTGGCAGTCAGAGCGCCTCGCAGGCCTTTGGCATCAACGGCCTAAACTCCCTTGGCGGATTCCAGCCTCATGAG GCAACCTTTGGCGAGGGTCTATTGGACGTAAGGCACCGAGGGATTCCCGAATTCCCCTTCCCAGAATTTATTGGCAGAAATGGGAGAGGCAAAGGCATAAGCGCTGCCAGCTTTAGAAAATCGAGGCCTCTGAGTACCGATAGCGACGATTTTCTGGCAGTTCTAGTCTCGAACAGTTAA